DNA from Branchiostoma lanceolatum isolate klBraLanc5 chromosome 6, klBraLanc5.hap2, whole genome shotgun sequence:
CAAGGTTGGTCATCTATTGAGgatatctacaatgtacacaGATTTATCACTGCAAGTGAACATCCATATCAAATACCTTACAACTCCCATTTCCTCTGGCTCTTCTACCGGTACCTCAGGTAGAAGAGTTTGAAATTATTcacttaataaaacaaacagttTACAGGCAATAAAACTTCATAGCAGTTGATGTATCCAAATTACTACTTGAAATGAATTGCGTATCAGCTACTACTGGATGCAGATCTTACTTTTATTTagctatttctgttttcttttaccagGGTGGCTTTTGCAGTGATTAGGCACTACTTTTTAGGGATACTctaggtatatacatgtacatacatacaaacaattaTACATTCAAAAGTATGTACAGAGCAAAAACAGATTTGCGCATCAATGTCAAAATTGTTATCCATAATCGTAGCTGTTATCCATGGCAGGTCGCAGGGTTTGGCGGTCAGATGTCAAACCATTCTCCTGCACAgcattttgaaatattgtgTAGACGTTGCAgttcttacatcaagaatcaATTCATTCCAACTCATGGCCTCTATTGGTCAGTACTGACCACTGTTAAATCTCAGTTCTTAAGTCTAGATAGTTGCCTTGTGTCTATAATCAGTCCTCTTCAAGAACGACAGTATCTGCCACTGATCAAACAGGGTTAGATAATTGAGATTCAGTCACCACCAGGTTTCCCTGtggtgccatggcaacagcaaatGGATCCTCCATGTCTGAAGCGATGTGTCTGAGGAATTTGCCTGTCTTGCTAAACAGCTCCACACGGTTGTTTCCACTGTCTGCTATGATAATGTTACCTGccctgtctgtacagatgccaCGGGGATCCTGCAGCTGACCTTCACCACTTCCCTCACTTCCAAACTGGAACAGAaaatctccatcttcactgtaCACAAAGACACAGTGATTGCCAAAGTCAGACACAAGAATGTTCCCTTTCCCATTCAAAGTAACGTAATGTGGGTTTTCCATCCCTTGCTGCCGACCCACAGTTCTCACAAGTGTCCCTTCTAGGTTGAACACCAAAACTTCGGCCTGTGTGATATTCTCATATTCTATGGTTTGTGTGATGAGGATGTGGTTCTTCCTGGTGTCAACAGCAATCCCTCTGAGCCACCCTGTCTTCTGTAGGTCAATCTTCCTCAGCACCTTGCCCTGTTTGTTGTACTGCACAGCAAACTCATCATCAGAGTCTGTGCTCCCCACCACCCACAAGTTCCCCTGCCCATCAACAGCTACATCACCTGGGTTCATCTTCACTTCAccagaaagaaacaagaaaaaagaatAGGAACGGGATACAACTGTTCGAAACTGTCGCACAAATGTTTTCTGCAGGGTGAAAACTTGGATTCTTTGGTTTTCAAAGTCTGCTACGAAGATTTCCCCTTCATCTGACACTGTAACACCAGAAGGACCCTTAAACTGTCCTCTTCCTGAGCCCACCCTACCAAATATTATTGTTTCATGTACTATGTCCTCTTCTACAACATCACCACATGTAGGTGCTGCTGGGAGAGACTGGCTCGTCACATGTCCCAATACTGGCACTGGGGTATCTGCGGGCTGAAAGACAGCAGGCTGGGTTTGTACTGGAGTGGGTGCTGGTTTTCCTCTGTACTTCCTGACGAGGTCTGTTAAAATGGTTTCCTGACTAAGTAGCTCGATCCCTCCTTGCTTCAAAGCCAGCAGTGCACGCTGGTAGGTGACTGACAGTTCATGTACTGGTTGATGTACCATAAGGCTTACTCCTTCTTTACAAATGGCTTCCCCATTTTTTGCGAAATATATGTCACATTTAGACAAGAGATTATCTTTGTTGTCTGTGAGTTTTTGCACCATTTCCTCATAGGCCTGAATAATGCTGTTGCGTGTCTGAAAATGCTGTAACTCAAGGCTTTTTATTGTCTCTCTATAAGAAGAAAGAAGACTACTGTAAGACACTGCAATGTTAGACACCTCATCAACAAGTGCTTCCACTGGAGCCGTCCTTTCCTGTGCAGCTTTTTTCAGGGTTATCGTGACATGATCACTGTGCATTTCATCTAAACACTCATTACAAACTGGTGTGCTACATTGTTTACAGTAGAGGCTGAATTTTTGAGAGGGGTGCAGATCGCACTTGTTTTCAGACTGGGAtttttccgttgtttcttgtgACAGTGTTGCCTGGTTTTGCAGTCTCTGACACAGACTCATGACCAGGTGACTGTCACGCAAACCTGCGACCCCCTTACGTGGCAGCTTAACACGCCGACGGCAGTTTGGGCACTGGAAGCATTCTTTATCCCCTGCAATGTCCTTAAGGCAGTCTtgacagaaggtgtgctgacagggcagcaTCTTTGGCTTGGTGAATAGCTCCAGACAGATGCTGCAGGTCAGTTCTTCTCGAATTTGCTCCCCCAAAGTTAACGGtgcagccgccattttgttgtccTGTCCAACTTACTGTTGACTCAATTTCAGTGTCACTTGTCTACCAGGGAATGCCAGTCCTTGTTTACACAGAAGAAGTCCCACAGTTCACCCGACAAAGTAACCAATGCTCCAAAATGTAGTTCCAGTGCTTGTGTCAAGTCCTTGTCCAATGCTACAAGTTACCGTTTCCCTGAATCGTGTCTCCAACTCCATACGGTGCAACCATGTTTGTTACGCCCTGCTTATGTGGCAGCCTTGACCAAAGTCCAGCTTTTAGCATATTTGCTCTGGGCAAATGAGCTTGTGAGTTGCAATACAGCCATGCAGAAAAATCAATCGAGTTGAAGGCATTATATAAACAATTGTGCTTTTTGCCTTATACTCATTAAATATTAAGTGAATATAGATGaaaaaatgaataataataatcaACCTTCAGTGGCCATCCAGTTATAGTTCTGACATgcccaaaatctttttttttacaaaatgaatgaattaacaTAGTCCACTAGAACTTAATCCATTTCCGACCTATTTTCTAATTGTTGTTGAATTCCTAGTTTAGGTTTGGGTTATGTGTATCATATGGTAGCATTTTAATTATGTTATGACTCCAGGAGGACCAGTGAAGAAatgtacactaatggagattgaataaatgaaatacGATGATACAATAGCCAAGATTTTACTGAATCTGTAAAGAAAGCAAAACTGGTCAAAATCCACTCTTTTTGACTGGGAACGAAACCGATCCTTCTCCataactacagtcaaaactgtattCAATTTGGcggtcacctacatgtatgcattgcaGCTATCcagccatacatgtatatagtggtTATTTTTGTCAGTCCCTTGGATTTATCCCATTGACCTAACCATTCTGTCCGTAGCAGCAAACTGTATGGCACGGTGAGTGGTGACACTATTCCAACACTGCCAATTACCGTTACTGGTCGGTCCCTATGTCCTGATTACGACTTAACGGTAACCTATGCCAGGTTCACAATCTTTGACTTCTGTGCTGCATCAGCAAAATACAGACTCAACATGGACTCTTTATGTGTTTGAGTAAAAGAAACATCCTTGTCCTACCTATTTCCTCCACGCCGGCCCTGTCCTTTGCCTCCTCCAGTGGGAAGAGTTTCCCCACCAGAAGGCGCTGGAAGCGGAGCAGTAGGTCCTGAGACGGGGACTTCCCTTTCTCCTCTATACCACTGAACTGGTACCCGTTCACTCTGTTTACATCGTGGGCTAACTCTTTCAGTCTCATCAAGGTCTGGGAGGAAACATTCCTGGGGACAGACagcaaaaaaatgtatcattatAATGATAGCACTTTTTCCGTTAAGAATAGAATTAGACTCTGATCATCATAAAAGATGGTAGGGGTCTCTATTTAGTATAATATAGTATCAAACAAAGTTTTAAGTAAGACTTTTGCTGCCAGCGTTCAAAATCTTGATGTCACTGGTTGCTGGCCTTTAGAGAGATGTGTTAAACCATCGGTCCCATCTTTAAAGAGAGCCATACCTTGAGGACATTTAAGTAGCTTTTGTATTTGTTGACACCCTGCCTGCATTGGCCAAAACCTATAAGTTAGCTACAAAGCCACCAACTGTAGTCAAAGCTTTTGGTTAGTTCCGTACAATTGGTTGCATGTCAACCAAAACCATACAATTGGATGAAGGTTTATAACTCATTACCTAAGTAGCTGCTGCATCAACTGGAGCAGTGGAATGGTGGACCCCGACGACCGAACTCTCCTGATGTCAGCTTCCACCTTCTTGGCCTTTTCTTCCGTCTTGCCTGCCGTGGCCGTGGTGTCTTCCTCGCGTTCGTCCTGATGTCTCTCCAGTTCCTTCTCTTTCATTCCCTCTATCTCCTGCATCTCTGTCTTTATGGCCGCGGCGAGGGCGGACTCCAGTCCCCCGTCCGCCATCAGGCTGCTGACCAACAGGTCCATCATGAACCGCCGCCCGGGGGTCATCGAAGCTCCGTCTCCAGAGGCTTGGAAGGAAATATAAGCATGGTAATCGTTACTTACTTTccccattttcttttaaatctaaGACACATTGCTGTGTATAATATCTAAGTATGACCCACTATGACAGCATGGAAGTTGCAGCTTTTTGGACTTGAAAATAGCTTACAGCCTAACAATTAAAAACTGTTTCAGGAAATTGATACTTTACTTAGTATGCATTCCTGGTGTGAgtgcattaaaaaaatgtcgAAGGGAATGTTCCCTAGTAGCCTtcataacccctgcttctcGTATTGGGTCAGTTAGTCCAAAATCATGATGCGCTTCTGTCCCAGTCGCATCAATGTAACCCATAACCACCAACTTAGCTCAGATCCCAGAAGGGTCTTTTGGACTTGCACTCAGCAAACTACCTACCATCGCTCGGCAGGAGAGCTGACAGTGCCCTGGCCCGTTCCTCTGCAGTAGGCAGCAGCAGGAGCCAGCCGCTCTGTAGTGTCGCCTGTGCAGCCGTCTGTACCGTCCCCAGCACGCCAGTGTTACTGGCCAGCTCCACTACACGCTGCTTCAGACTGTTCAACAGTGAGCTGCCCGGCTGGAGGTTTAACCTGGCTGGGTCTTCGTTCTGAGTGATGGCAGCGTGGAGCTGGGAGGAACAAATAATTAATCAGTGACCAGGAGTTCTTAATACTAAATCGTAAAACTGttccagtggttttatttttgtgggctTTGTCAAAGTTTGTGCTAAAATCTACATTGCAAATTTGGACAAATAtatctcccttgtatgactactgacAGAAtcgtttcaactgcaaatttaaaacactgcgaaaacctcttttttttttctatggcaaaatgaaaccacagcgaaagtaaatgaatttaccgttttttgtttcaaatgtccCCATACTACCCCAGAGAAGTGAAATCTTCTGTACCTTTAATTCAACAAAGTAGAAGTAgtcattgctttttttttcactttatttCCCTGTACTTGAGACCTTTATGTTTTCCTATTAAGAAAGCTACTGAAAATAGATACTTGAAATCATGCAGAGATTTTGTCAGTATTTTTTCATCTACCGTTTCCTTGAACACAATGGTCAAAAGCCATTGCCTGTAACCTGAGCAGATTTAGCCCAACCACAGCCATGCACTCTTAAAACTGCTCAATATCCTTTCTTAAGTTCACAATCAAACTTACATGGACTGAAGGATATAATGACAATCCACAATTCTCTCTTTAAAGTGATGCAGATTTGATGGTGTTTTACTTTGCTCTAACTTGAACATTTCACATTTTTTCAATCCATCAACTGTACTTGGTGAGAAAGAGTTCCACGTTACAACAGTTCTAGGAAAATGATGAAtatcccttaggccacaccaatttaatttcttggttaacggatttttattttccccccaagaaaaatttagaaaaaaaatcatgaaagcagaaggctggcccagccttctgttttcatgattttttttttctaaaatgtttttttttttggaaaataaaaatccgttaactaacttaaagaaattaaattggtgtggccttacctgtaACCTGAGCAGATTAAGCCCAGCCACAGCCATGCACTCCTTCTCCTGCGGCGGCGGCCAGTCGCTGCGCCCGTCCAGCCCCTCGCACACGCGCTGCAGCAGCTGGTCCAGGTGCTGGAACGTCCCGTGGCACACGTCCACCACGAACGGCACCCGCAGGCCCACGCTCCAGTGTCCAGTCGACGTCCAGCAGAAACTCTGGCAGAGAAAAAGGGAGAGCAGAAAGTTAACCACAAGGCAGACATTGACCACAAACATTACAAGCAGACCCACATTCGAGTGCCCAGTCGACGTCCAGCAGAAACTCTGGCAAGGAAAAGGGAGAGGAAATGGTTATTAGTAACCACATGGCACAATACAAGCAGACCCACAGTCCAGTTGATGTCCAGCAAAAAAGGGAGAGCAAATGGTTAACCTGAACAAAGCACAATGGCCCTTTACTTTATACTCATTCTTGAGCTTAATCTTTATCCTAATTTAAATTGTCAATGCTGGAAGAATGTCTTGGAATATCTCGACAACGATCGGTGCCAAAAGATGCTAAAAAAGTCTGTGCATAACTTTACACCTGGATCAATGCCCAAGTTGAATCCTAAACCTCTCAAACACCTAGGTCAAGTCCTTACCCTATCCCAAACCTAACACCTAGGTCAAGTCCCAACCATACCCCTAACGGCAAAAAACTATTGTGTGTGAATGGTTCTAGTCTGAGTTAACTGGTCCGATTGCGAGTTGATAATGGATTGACACGACCTGATTCCCACTATCCCATGCATACCTGTGCAGGCACACAAATGAAATTCTGGCTCTATATAGTGGAAAAGGGGCTTAACAATATCAAACATTAGTGTAGCATTTCCCCATCCCTACCTGTGCAGGTCCACAGGCGATGCCACTGATAGACTTGCCGTCCAGCGGCATCAGGGTGGGGTCAGACTTGGTGCTGAAGGACGAGTCTCCCAGCTGGCCCTGGTCGTTACGGCCCCAGCCATACACCTGGAGtaaacaacatgtaaacatgtcaaCAAAAACACCTGGAGTATACAACGAAGGACGAGTCTCCCAGCTGTCCCTGGTCATTACGGCCCCAGCCGTACACCTTTAGTAAATAACATTGATGTCAAGAAGTCAACAAAAACACCTGGAACAATTATgttaacaatgaaaaaaacacaaacaacagcaaataagtcaacaaaacaaagacacatcaaaagaaaaaagtgtttaactttaaatttgttttttgcTGCAAAAATCTACATATTGTTTCTCCAGAATCTGATAGTAACAAAGATTTGGCAGGTAATTTACAATGAAAAATCTTTGAACTGCAGTCACTATTACTATACATAACAGTTAAGAACATACCTTTTCAtcttatttaaaaaaatcacttcAACTCAAAGTTTAAGTGTTGGTAACGTtagagaagaactttattgcacgacaattgtacatggtacaaagtatggcaagaattcgttaacataatacaaagtagaagtatagaataaaacttaacatcctaattacaaatacaatacaataagggctagtatatattttgatatagcatcctaattactaatacaatacaataagggctagcatacattttgatatagcgtaacagttatgatcgagttggtttaatcattagttttggtatttttcctaatgtgaaagcagttaTCGTGTATCAAAATGAGAAAAGAGGAATGAGAAGCAAACccaaatatttatttatttcccgtGACACCCCCCCTCCACTTGGACCCCTGGGAAGAacggacatgtatatatatgtatatgtactggccgacagggccttccatgaaaaataaaggtttactactacttactactactactactacccaCCTCTCCCTCCTCCGTCATGACCAGACAGTGCATGGAGCCCACGGCCACATCCACCACCTTCTTACCCCGCAGGCCCTCCAGCTGCTTGGGGAAGCGGATATGTTCCTCTGAGCCGTGGCCCAGTCTCTGGCTGTCTCCCTTACCCCTGGGCAAAATATAGCATTGAGATTTTAGTGCAATCTTGTTTAGCTTACTAAAAAACTAGTACAGTACATCAAGTTCAATTCCCCTTGCTTTTTCTCCTGCTGCTCAGCCTATAAAGTGTTAATGCAAAGGACACCTAGAAGTCAGCCATCAAGAAGGTCTATTCCTAGCAAAATGAGGAACAACAGACAATGATTgtgcatgagtgagtgaatgagtgagtgagtttttggaaagtacaatgaacagtgaaccaTGGTATAATGTCCCATTtcaaggactgcaaccctttcccaTAACACAGGTGAATGAAAACAGTCAGGATTCAGAAGCCAGAGCCACACCACTGAGTTAAGCTACGCTGATTAAACATGAcagaaatcaatcaataaaagcAGGGCCATCATGTGTCATGGGTGAAACAATAATATATTTCTTACTTTTTACTATGATTTACAAATAAAAATGAACGAAACAGAATTCAAGAATCCTATCTTGTACTTACCATGTCCAGATATGTCCAGTCTTGGTGAGTGCCAGCGAGAACTGCGCCCCACAGCAGACCCTGACGATGTCCTGGCCCTGTAGTCTGTCAATGATCTTAGGAGTCTTACAGCCATCACTGCCTCCCCTCCCCAACTTCCCATAGTCACCGTCGCCCCAGGACCACACAGtacctgtacatacatgtacacaatgtaacatCATGTTAAGTTGAAAGTTCATCCGACAGTGTGTAtgtataaatcattttgaagcaagttgtactgtaatttccaacgTGAAGGTTGGACTGATCCAAATTTCagactgtccaactccagtgTTTGACAAGAAATGAGCAATCAGTAACATCATGTTGGCTATAGATAAGTGCTATGTAACTTCATTGGAGTCTGTTATGTGATAAGGCTACACTAATTTCATTGGTTGTTGACTAAAGCTGCTTGAGCAAAGAAACTATTATTTTTTATAACATTCATGTGCCTCACAACATAAGAAAATTAACAATCCAACTGAAGGCACATGTAGCTTCATGAATGTTGACTTTGTGAAAACTATCATGGTTTATTTTCCTAATGATTGGAAAGCTCCATAAAAGATGCTTACCGTCATCAGTTACAGCCAGAGTCTGGGCGTCGCCACTGCCACAGCAGATGTCAATCACCCGTCGACCCTTCAGACTCACCACAAGGGTGGGGGTCAGCTGGTCCTCGCTGCTCCCTGCAACAGAGAGGGTTATTggaaaaatcaatctcttttcCTAAGATCAGTttcaaaaattgacaaaacattcagcacatttttttttacatcacacTTACACATATATCATAGGAAAAGTGTACCACTACATTTTTGACTGCGCCTATAGTgaattacctacatgtatgtgcctgcTGGTACTTGAGTTGTCAAcacagtcaaatgtttgaagtaaTGGGATAGATCAAGTCTAAGTTTTATAAAGTTACAATAAAGTTTAAACTCTGATCAAATCTTTCTGACTTTGTTACAAGATGTTGATAAAATCTCTTGTATCCCGACCAGGTCCAGGAATGCCATAGTTGCAGAAAATACGTAAGCTTTCATTCATATTGATAAAGTTCCTGTCTCCTGACCATGTTCGAGCCTGCCGTAGTTCCCCCTGCCCCATGTGAAGAGTTCCCCGTCGGCTGTGATGGCTGCGATGTAGGTACTCCCACACACGATGTGCACCACATTACTCCCAACGGTACGTTACTACTACTAAACTAAGATGTTAAGAAAAGCTTGTATATATATGCTCACCATGTCCGAGCCTGCCGTAGTTCCCCCTGCCCCATGTGAAGAGTTCCCCGTCGGCTGTGATGGCTGCGCTGTAGGTGCTCCCACACACAATGTGTATGACATGTCTCCCAAGCTGCTTCCCTGACAGGCCCCGCACCAGCGTAGGCTCCTCACGAGAACTGCAGTAGACAGGGAAGGATTTGTAGAGATTTTATATGCTGTTcttgtacacaaagtaaagggCTTACCAACAAGCCCTCCATCAGTTCTCTGATTCCTCCCAAGTTGAAATGGCACCTTTGAACCATTGCTGACATCACACTTCCATTCAGGTCATGTGACATAGgcttcaggtacaggtacaactgTACACTATTATGTGACCTTCCACGTAACTTTCTGTCAGTGTGCCCAACGTGCCTAGCAACTTTGAACCAGGggccaagccaaccttcccatcctgtcAGATTCCGATTACACCATTTCctgtcttatacatgtatcctGCCACTTTACAACATTGAAATAACTACAGACatacaccaagacaaacaaacatcacaccaaaaacaatatctctattTTCGCAGAGATAAAAATCCCTCCCGCAACTCACTTGGTGTCTCCGTGTCCCAGTCTGCCCCCATCCCCGTTGCCCCATGAGTACACCTCTCCCTTGGACGTGAGCGCCATGTAGTGTTTCCTCTCAGAACAAATAATATCTGTGTTTTCATGTAGAGGTAAAATCAGTCCTGAAACTCACTTGGTGTCACCGTGTCCCAGTCTGCCCCCATCTCCGTTGCCCCATGAGTACACCTCTCCCTCGGACGTGAGCGCCATGTAGTGTTTGCCCTCGGGATGGGCGGCCACCTTCAGCACCTCCTTATCCACCAAACTCTCCATCAGCTGGGGACCCTGgaacggaaaagttttctttaaattctgctacttcttcttctttaatgcttagcctcatatctgagattatcagcagttccgcatgggttagatacaacacaagtgcccgATACAAATAAAACGAAGGGATAATAAAGGAAaggcgctaaggaacataaacaattgaatttgtgtgtgcaaaggacaggacaagtgaatttagtgagtcAGTAGGtcatttatttacatatatacaaggacgtgtagggggggctcaatgcagcagggtCTTCCACTGGTACTTTGAAATGGGTTGGCTAGCCTGGTGTCCTGCCTTGTTAGCTTTATTCCCCTTCCAATGGTCGCTACTCCACTGGTACTTTGAAATGGGTTGGCTAGCCTGGAGtctagccttgttagctttattCCCCTTCCAATGGTCGCTACTCCACTGGTACTTTGAAATGGGTtggctagcctggagtccagccttgttagctttattCCCCTTCCAATGGTCGCTACTCCGATGACTTTGGAGTAGCGACCGTTGGAAGTGGAAAAAATCTAACagggctggactccaggctaacacTTGGCACCTAATAAATATATCACAAACTATTTGCTAACTATAGTGGGTTGCAGTTGTTTTTCGACACGCTGGTACATTGAGAATTGTAACTAGTGTATATAGGGTGTAACTGCCATTTGGTGTAACACTTCAGctgcataacacaccagataACTTTACcaaattttcaagaatttcTTAAAACTAAATTTTCAAGAATTTCTCAAAAACATATTgagcccatatatatatatcagcaaTGCTGGCTGTCATTGCTGTTTCTTAACTAATGTTCTGTAATTAACTCAACATTACAGTTACTGTGACAACCTCTGCTTCTCGGTAACCATTGTGGTACTGTCTGACATACTCACTGTTGTACTACCTGATCTGCTTACATGTACCTGGCTCTCCGAGCTGTAGAAGCACATGTACACCCTGCCAGTCTTGGTGAGCGCGATCAGACACCGCTCGGCGCAGGCCAGCTGTAGCACACCCAGCTCACCCAGCATCTCACATGTGTGTCCACTGCTGTTGGGACTGTTAGCACCAGTCCACGCCAGCCAGCCCCAGCCTAACACCTCCTGGGTACTGCCCATTCCTGGCATCTATAGGATAAAGAAGATAAGTGAATATCACACACAATACAGCACATTGCTGTTTGGCCTAGCACTCCTGGATACTGCTTCCAATGGTCATGAAGGGATAAAACATAAATaaaagatacatacatacatataaaggGATGTTTTCtcctgtaaaacatacatacatacatatgaagGGATATGACCTAACATAGACCTTATACACACTGGGAAAACTTTCTGGACATACGACAATGACGTACGTCGTTATTGTACATCATTGTCGTATGTCCAGAAAACtttcccagtgtgtatcgggTCATAATATGTTCTCCCTATGTGCTATATATGTAGCTGACAAGCACGTGGCATTAACGGAGACCATTTTTTAGAAAAGAAATCTAGCAAACAACACACCTTGTGGCCAGTGTTGGTGGATGTAGGGGGCATGAAGGGCGTGGCCAGCCTGTCCAGGTGAGACATGATGACCACAGCTGTCTGTCTCAGGTCCACAGGTGTGTCCTCTGCCTCAGGTAGGGTGATGTACCGCAGGAAGCACTCCGTAGGGCTGATGCTCATACTCATACCGGACTGGGGAACAGCAATCACAATCTGATCAGCAACAACCAATGAAAACACTCATAGGGATGATTCCTATCCTCATACCAGACTCGGGAAGaggattacatgtatgtggttaaCATCATTGCGAATATAACCCTGAAGTTTATTGTAATCAACTTCAACCAAGGCTAATACTCATGCTCATGCCAGACCGAGGAACATCAAACATATGAGATAAGCTCCCTACTTTTTGACATCTAAATAACACTGAAAAATTCACATCCTTTTGATGCAATTAGATGAACCATCTAGTACAACTTCCATCTGTCCTTACATTTACAGCTGTCTTAAAAAGTGAGAAGTtgaaaactacattgtacatgtaatgtaaacaCTCCATAGGGCTGATACACATGCTCGTACCAGAAATTAAAGGTCCTGGAAAATAATGGGATTCAAAAAGTGGACTGTATGATCTTTGAATGAGAACAGTTGCATGTTGATTAGCAGGATGTTAAAAGCATTAACAAAACTTAAGAAACATCTTTCTGTAACATACTGTGTTAACCATCACGTTAGGACAGTGTAACGTAGCCTTACCTCCTCCAGTTTGGCCCCGTCCATGGTTCGTGTGCGGGAGGTGGGGATGTCCTGGAACCGACGCAGCAGTGGAACAAGTGGCGCCC
Protein-coding regions in this window:
- the LOC136436185 gene encoding tripartite motif-containing protein 2-like encodes the protein MAAAPLTLGEQIREELTCSICLELFTKPKMLPCQHTFCQDCLKDIAGDKECFQCPNCRRRVKLPRKGVAGLRDSHLVMSLCQRLQNQATLSQETTEKSQSENKCDLHPSQKFSLYCKQCSTPVCNECLDEMHSDHVTITLKKAAQERTAPVEALVDEVSNIAVSYSSLLSSYRETIKSLELQHFQTRNSIIQAYEEMVQKLTDNKDNLLSKCDIYFAKNGEAICKEGVSLMVHQPVHELSVTYQRALLALKQGGIELLSQETILTDLVRKYRGKPAPTPVQTQPAVFQPADTPVPVLGHVTSQSLPAAPTCGDVVEEDIVHETIIFGRVGSGRGQFKGPSGVTVSDEGEIFVADFENQRIQVFTLQKTFVRQFRTVVSRSYSFFLFLSGEVKMNPGDVAVDGQGNLWVVGSTDSDDEFAVQYNKQGKVLRKIDLQKTGWLRGIAVDTRKNHILITQTIEYENITQAEVLVFNLEGTLVRTVGRQQGMENPHYVTLNGKGNILVSDFGNHCVFVYSEDGDFLFQFGSEGSGEGQLQDPRGICTDRAGNIIIADSGNNRVELFSKTGKFLRHIASDMEDPFAVAMAPQGNLVVTESQLSNPV